The region CGACGGCACATTCCGGTTCCTCACGAGCGTCCTCGACCATCGCTTCGGAGACCGCGTCCGCTTCCGCAGCGAGGACGGCGTCGACCATCAGCTCCCGGAAATGCGGGTCGCGGTCCTGATGCGCCTCAGACCGGTCGACGGCGTCGTCGTATGTTGCTCGAACGGAGTCGGGGAACGCGGCGAATCGCTCCTGCACCGCCGCTTGCAGCACCTCCTGTGCAATACTGGCGACGCGGCCGCGGTCGGACGCGGCGAGTTCGAAGTCAACGTGGAAATCCTCGTACTCGGCGTCGTTGATGGCGTCGCGCATGTCGCCGTCGAGGAGGGCGACGACGACCAGTTCGGCCACGTCCTCCGCACGGCGAACCTCGGTGACAAGTTCGGCTGATTCTGGGTATGTGGCGAACCGCCGGCGGAAACGGGAGAGGGGGTCGGTTCGGCGAGTTCCTGCGACTGGATTGACGCCTGGTGGCGCCTTCTCGAGAGCGCGTCGGTAGAGGTGACTCAGCGTGAGTTCGACCGGCATCGTGAGTTTGGTGTCGTACTCGAAGGTCACGTCCTGGCGGCCGAACTCGGCTTCGAGCACGGACTCGACGTCGTCGTAGGCGTCCTCGACCATCGCCGCGACTTCGTCCTCAACGCGCTGCTGGAGGCGGATGGCCGTGAGTTCGAGCGTGCCCCCCTCTGCGTAGTGACTAAACACTGCGCGGGCGGGCGTCGGGAGTGTGTCGACGCCGGCGAGGCTGTCAGCGAGCCCTCGGAGCGGTCCGGACATGGGTTTCCGTCGGCCCACCAGTCGTTTGAAGCTATCCATCCCGCGGGCGAACCGCGCAGGTTTTTCCCGCCTCCGACTGAGGTCCAGCCATGCGACGCGATTTCGCTGCCCGGGCCGAGCGAGCTGCGGACCTGCTAGGCGTGCTCGCTCGAACCGCCCTCGACAGCAACCCGGTGCCAGCCGACTGGGAACACGTCACGAAAATCGACCCCGAGGGAGCCAAGAAGCTCCCGCTGCTCTACCCCCTTTGGCTCGCAGAGACCGACGCGCTGTCTGTCGGCGGCTCCGCCGACGTCACGCCAGCCAACACGGAGGCTGCATTCGACCTACTGACGGGGCTCTCGACGCCGCTCTGTCACGAGCCCAGCGGCGCCGACCACGTCACCGAGCGGAGTCACGAAGACGCCGACCTGCTGTTGATCCCGGAGGTGCTCAACGGCAACAGCGAGGCGCTTGTGGGGACGCTCGGCAAAGCCGTCGAGAGTATCCGTGAGACGTTGGCCCCGAAACTGGTCCGGGAGAAGGCGCCGTGGCTCTCTTCGCGGTTCGTGGATTACTTCGCAGATTTGGGGACGACGATGTTGCTCTCACAAGCAGCGTTCGAAGCTTACATCGCCCAGAACCCCGACAGCGCGGCGGCCCGCGAGTCAGGGGTGAGCGCAGAAGACGTGCTCTCACCGAGAGAAGCCAAACAGCGCGCGATGGCCGCTGACCGGCACCTCGACTCGGAAATACTCTATCTGGAGTACTCAGGAACCTTCGGGGGTGCGAAGGCCGTCGAGACGCTGGAACTGCTCGCGCCGGCGCTCAGCCGAGCCAGAATCTGGTACGGTGGGGGGCTGGCGGACGGCGAGGACGTTGCCGAGATTCGCGACGCTGGGGCAGATACCGTCGTCGTCGGCGACGCCTTCCACGACGTTGCTGCTGCGGAGGCGGAACTCCTCAGCCTCGCTGAGGCGGAACTCGATTCCGACACGAGTGAGGAATCACTCCGGGCGTGGACTGAAGTCCACATGGACGCTGACGGGCCGGGGGCGCGGTACCTCTCGACGATACCCAGTGTCGATGACCCGGCACGGCTGGCCCGGGAGTACAGCGGCACAACAGTCCGAGCGTGGCTCGAACTGCAGAAGCGACGGGAGCAGGCCACGGAGAGCGAGGAGGACTCACGCTCCACGGTGTCGGTTCGCCGCACCGTGCTGCGGGCCGCGATAGCCCCTGTCGTCGACGGGGACATAGACCAGCTCGCGGCGACAATAGCCCGGGCGGCACTGGCTGGCCGCCATGACGACGAGAACGGGGAACACGGTGCCGCCCAACTCAGCGTCTCCGGGATGGAGGAGTGAGTCCGGAGCGTCACACTAACGTACTCCCGACTGCCAGAGGAGACATGGTCGAACTCGAAGAAGCCGGCTTCGTCCTCGGGACGGGGCTGCTCGCGTGGCTCGCCGCCGTGACGGCGACAGACGGCTGGAGCGAACCGGTGATCATCTTCTGGGCAGCGATCATCACCTTCGGTCTCGCCGCCGGCTTCCTGGTCGCCGAGCACGTCGAACTCCCGATCTGACGCTGCCGGTACAGCTATTCCGGGTCGGGTTCATCCACTGGTCGTGAGCGACTCCAAAGCGACGTTCGAACTGTTCGAGGACGCACAGGAACAGTGGCGCTGGCGGCTCCGCCACGAAAACGGCAATATTCTGGCTGACAGCGGCGAAGGGTACGCCAGCAAGCAGAAAGCCCAACAGGGCCTGGAGAGTGTGAAAAAGAACGCGGCCGGCGCGCACGTCGAGACGGAGTAGTCCGCCCGCGCGGGCCGAGACCGGTGAGCCTTTGCCCAACCTGGTCTAACTGCGCCCGTGACCTTCGAGACGACAATCGACGTGCGCTATCGCGATATCGACGCGATGGGCCACGTCAACAACGCCGTCTACGCATCCTATCTCGAGCAGGCCCGCATCAACTACTTCCAGGACCTGCTCGGCGTCGACCTCTCTGCAGTGGGGGCGGTACTGGCAACGATCACTATCGAGTACGAGCGCCCCGTGGAACTGTCCGACAGCGAGGTCCGGGTCGAACTCGACGTCCCCCGCATCGGCGACTCAAGCATCCCGATGGAGTACGAACTCTCCCGCCCGGACGGTGAGCGAGTGGCTACCGCCGAAACTGTGCAAGTCGCCGTTGACAAGGACGCACAGGAGCCGACCTCGATTCCTGACACGTGGCGTGAGGAGATTGTTTCCTACCACGACCTCTGAGCCTGGACGGCTCGCCGACAGTTTATGAGTCAGCGCCTGCTACTCGATCTGTGTACAGCGCACGAGACCGGGTCGAACAGGAAGAGTGGCTCGCCCACATACAGGCGGCCGCCGACGAACTCGACCTCGGGAGGGAACCGCGAACGACTGCCGAGGACCTCTTTCTGAGCAACGTCCCCGACGCCGACCGTTCGAAACCCGCCGTCGGCGCCGCCGCGCTCTACGCGGCGACCCTGCTGGCTGGCCAAGAGCGCTCCCAGACCGCCGTTGCGGAGGCGATGGGCGTGACGCGACTCTCGGTGCAATCGAAGTGGAAACCGCTGCTCGAAGAAGCTGGGTTCCGGACGCCGAGTTGGTGAGGAGTTACGCTTGGTCGGCTTCGCCTTCGCCTGGCGGGAACTTCCCGCGACCCTCCCGGTCGGGCGTCAGATTTCCGTGGCGGTCGATCTCGCCGGAGACAATGCGCGTCGAGGAGATTCGGGTACCGTCCTCAGCGGGCACATGGTCGACGATTTCGATGCGGAGCGGAGCGACCCCTTTCGCTTCGCGAATTTCGTTGATGCGCTCGCCGCCGTCCTGGGTCTCTGGTGAGACGATGAGCACGTCGAACTGTTCCTCTGTGGCAATCCCGGTTGGCGCCTCGAGCGTTCGGACCTCGAACTCCCGGTCGTACTCCTTGGCGAGGGGTGCGAGCTCCTGCTCCAGTTCTGCCTTGCGCTCCCCGAATGGGCGAACGTAGCGCTCGACGTGTCTGGTCTTCGGCGCGAATTCGTCGGACGTGAGTCCGACAGTCACGTCGCCGAGTTCGAACGCTTGCCGGAAGAGCGCGAGATGGCCGTCGTGAACAGGGTCGAACGTACCCCCCAGCGCGACCTGCATGCCTCGGAGTGTGCCCGCCGGGGTTAAAAGGGCGTCACTCCGTGTCGTCGCTATCCTCCTCGTCGGCAGGAGCAGGGGCGTCGGCGGATCCGCCACTGACAGAAATTGTGACCGGACCGTCGTCGCTTCCGTCCTGCCCGCGGCTGAGTCGTTCGTCGAGGTTGAAGACGGCGTTGAGCTGATTCTGTACCTGTCCGACAGCCTCCGAGACGAGTTCGCTGGGCGAGATGGCCTCGTACTCGTAGGGGTTGTTGCCCGCGCCGGCGCTCTCACGCTTCCCGCGCATCACGGTCGTTTCGTCGTGCAGCTCCGCCAGCGCTTCCCGAACGGTGCTGGGGTAGAGGCCGGTGCCTTCAGCGACCTCTTCGCTGGTGCTGTCGGGGTTTTGTCGCAGGTAGACGTAGATCCGCGCCCGCGTCTCCGTATCGAGCAGCCACGCCAGCAGGTCGACAACGCTCTGGTCGAACTCGCCGATGGCCTTATCAGCGCCCTCTTCGAGCCGATCGCGGGCCGACTGGATCTCTTCATCCCCGCCGGTCTCGTCAGTCTGAGTGTCCTCGTCAGCCATATGTTCTCACCTGAAGGTCACAACTACTCAGTCATAAACGTTTGCCGGCGTTCCGACCCGGCAAGTAGCAGCAAATATCACCACGTCGTTGCCCCTGCCGTCCGCCGTAACGGTGCTTGCGGTGCAGTGGTCATCGGTGGCGCCGGCTTCGCTCGCAGGTACTCGAACAGACAGCACCCCAACACGGAGGCCTTCGACTTCAGGCCCACACTACGCCGCGGAACTCGAACCGAGCACCACCGTCCTGGCCCTCAGTAACGGAGACAGACCAGCCGTGGGCGCGAGCAACCTCTGAGACGATGCTGAGACCCAGTCCGGTCCCCCCGGAGCCGGTGGAGTAGCCGGCCGAGAGCACGCGCTCGCGGTCCGATTCGGGGATGCCGACACCGTTGTCGGCGACAAAGAAACCGTCACCCTCCCCGAGAGAGCCGACCGTTACCTGAAGCCACTCGGTGCTGTCGTCCGGGACAGCGTGTTCAACCGCATTACGAAAGAGGTTCTCGAACAGCTGTCGCAACCGGGACTCGTCGATGGCGACGGCCCCGTCGAGCTCGACCCGGAGCTCGGCGTCACCGGTTTTGACCCCCATCCAACACGAGCTCGCAAACTCGGCCAAGTTGACGTGCTGTGTCTCGATGCCCGCCTTCCCCTCCCGGGCAAGCGTGAGCATGTCCTCGACCAGCGTGCCGATGCGGTCGAGCGAGCGGCCAATCGCGTCGTGGTTCGGCGTCGGATCATCAGCCTCACGAGCGAGTTCGAGGTGGCCTTCCGCGATATTGAGCGGGTTCCGCAAGTCGTGTGAAAGGATACTCGCGAATTCGTCGAGGCGCTCGTTCTGCTCGCGCAGCCGCGACTCGCGCTCGACTCGGTCCAGCGACGCCCGGAGCGACGTTGCGAGAATCTCCACCAATGCTTCGTCGGTGTCGTCGAAGGCGTACGGCTCGGGAGAGGAGGCGATGAGGACCCCGTACTCACCAAGCGGGTAGATGATGACGCTCCGCGCCGGGCTCTCCTCAGTAAGAACCTCAGACACCCGTGAGTCCTCGAGCACCAACGGCTCATCTTGGTCGAACGCGTCCCAGACGACCGCACTGCGACTACCTTCCGGCGCGTCACGCTCGTAGCGTGGCTCGGTTTCGAAGGTGTCTGTAAGTTCGTGTGTGGCCGCCGCCATTACCAGCGATTCGCCGTCAGTACCGGGGAAGTACACGGCGCTCAACGGCGCCCCGATAATCTCGTTGGAGGCCGTCGCTGCAACGCTCGCGGACTCCGAAGAGGTCGTCGTCCGCATCAGATTGAGCGTACAACTTCGGAGCTGCTCGACCTTTCGATCGCGTTCCACCCGGTCAGAGATGTCGTAGCCGAGCAGCATGTACGCCGTCTCATCGGCAACGGGCGCCGTCGACCCGCGAAACTCAAACGGCACCGACTCTCCATTGTCGGCCCGGAGCGATAGTTGGACCGTCAGCGAACCCCGCTCCACCAGCCGGTCGATTGCCGTTGCTGCACGTTCTCGGTCCTCAGCAACCACGAGCGTCTCAAACCCCGCCGTCGCGGACATCGACTCCAGGTCCGCGTCCGACCGCCCGCTCCGCTCCCGAGCTGCCTGATTCCACCACCGTGGCCGGCCCTCCGCGTCGAAAATGTAGACCACTTGGACCGTGTCGTCCAGCACCGCCCGGAGAAATGACTCCACATTTTGCCCCCTGGCGTCGGGGCTGCAGCTATCCATATCAGTACTGTGACGGGGGGCTACGTATATTTTTCTTTGGGGGCGTGGATTTCGACGGCTTCTTGGCCGCGCTCAGTATTTCGCTTCGTAATGAGTGCGGAGGAAGGGAGCGCCTTCGATGTGTACCGCCAACGCGTCGAACGGCCTCTCTACCGACTGTTCACGGAGTACGCGCCGGGACGGTTGCAGTGGCTCACCATCGGGATGGTTGGGAACGTCATCGCCCGCATCGCGAGCCTCCTCCCGCCCCTGGTGTTGGGTGTCGCAATCGACAGCGTCCTGACAGGCGACCAACCGTACACGTTGCCGCTGGTACCAAACAGCTGGATGCCAGTGACCGACGCCGAACAGTTCTGGTTTTCGGCGTGGATTATCGTCGGCTCGTTCGTCACCACGTCGGCGTTCACCTACATCTACGGCGTCGCCGCCAACAACTTCGCCCACCGGGTGATGCACACGGTCCGAACGGACAGTTTCGAGACGATGCAGCGGCTCGACATGACCTTCTTCGACGACAAGCAGACCGGGGAGGTCATGTCTGTGCTCAACAACGACGCCAACAATCTGGAGAACTTCCTGGACAACGCGCTTCAGAACTCGGTTCGGCTGAGCGTGATGATTCTGGGCATCGCACTCATCCTCTTCTCGCTAAACTGGCAGCTCGCGCTGGTCACGCTCGTTGCCGTGCCCGCGCTGTTCGGGCTCACCATCTGGTTCATGCGTGCCGTCGAGCCACGGTACGTCAAGCGCCGCGCCAGCGTCGGGAACCTCAACACCCGGCTTGAGAACGCGCTCTCGGGTGTCGAACTGGTCAAGACCACAGGTACGGAGGCCTACGAGACCGAGCGCATCGAGGACGCCTCGTGGCGGTACTTTCGGGACACGATGGGCGTGCTTCGGCTGAGCTATATCTACCGGCCCGGGATGGAGCTCCTGGCTGGGCTCTCCTTCGCGGTGACCTTCATCGTCGGCGGGCTCTGGGTGTTCACCGGGGAGGCGCCGTTCATGCTCACGGGAACCCTCCAAGCTGGTGAGTTCATCACGTTTCTGTTCATGACCCAGCGGTTCGTCACGCCGCTCTCGCAGGTGTCGAACATCGTCGACCAGTATGAGAACGCCAAGGCCTCCTGCGAACGGATCTTCGGGCTGATGGATATCCCCTCCCAGATTACGGAGGTCGAGGACCCCATCGAGCTCGAGGACCCAGCGGGCCACGTCGAGTACGACCACGTCGACTTCGGCTACGCAGATGTGCAGGACGGGGAGCCCGAGAGCCTCGTGCTGGAGGACGTGAGCTTCGAGGCCGAACCGGGCGAGACGCTCGCGCTGGTTGGCCCGACTGGAGCCGGCAAATCGACGCTGCTGAAGTTGCTCATGCGCCTCTATGACCCTGTGGACGGCGAAGTGCGCGTCGATGGTCACGACGTACGGGAGCTCAGTCTCGAAAGCCTCCGCCAGCATATCGGCTACGTCTCCCAGACGACGTTCCTCTTCGACGGTACTGTCGCCGAGAACATCCGCTACGGCCGGTTCGAGGCCGACCGCGAGGCGGTCGTCAAGGCCGCGAAAGCCGCGGAGGCACACGAGTTTATCGAAGCGCTGCCGAAGGGCTACGACACCCGTATCGGCGAACGCGGCGTGAAACTCTCGGGGGGGCAACAGCAGCGTCTCTCCATCGCCCGGACGATGCTGCAAGACCCCGAAATCCTCATCCTCGACGAGGCGACCAGCGCCGTGGACACGGAGACGGAGATGCTCATCCAGCGCAGTCTCGACCGGCTGAGTGAGAATCGAACCACGTTCGTCATCGCCCACCGCCTCTCGACCGTCCGAGAGGCCGACGAGATTCTGGTGCTCGAGGACGGCCAGATTGTCGAGCGGGGCGACCACGACGAACTCATCGAGTACGACGGCCTCTACGCTAAACTCTGGGGCGTGCAGGCGGGCGAAATCGACGACCTGCCCGAGGAGTTCGTTCAACGCGCTCGGGAACGTGCCCGCGAGCGACCGGGACTCTCGGATGCACCGGATTCCTCCGACGACGACTGAAGCGTACACCCCTCCGACAGCCTTCCGACAGCCCGCTTTTCTTGTACGAGAGCGCGACCAGTCCCCTCGTGGCCTGAGAGCCGCCCGGAGCGTCGAGGCGGGTGTGCAGCGCACCGCTCCGGAGGAGAAGCCGGCGCTGCCTGTTCGCCATCCTGTGAGCAGTTGCCACGGATACCGACGTCTCTAAATCCCACGGCTGACTCACCCGGCCATGAGCGAATCCGACACCGAACCGACCGCGGACGACACGACCGACGACCTCCTGCACAGAGAGGCCCTCATTGTCGAGGTAGCGTCGCCGGGCTCACGGCAGCGCTGTTCACCAGTCGCGCAGGGCTCGACATCCTCGTGGCCGACGGTGACGAGTCTATCCTCCGCCGAAACGCCACCTCGAGAACCCCCGGCTTCCCGGCGGGGGCCAACTCCCGGCTGTTCGCGGATCTGCTTCACGCCTAAGCGACGCCCAACGGGGTCGCCATCGTGGAAGGGCACATCACCAGCGTCGAGTGGCTCTACGCCGCCGGCCGGCTGGGCGAGGGCTACCATCAAGCCATCGGCGCCGCGGGAACCGGCGCCGAAGGAGGGATTACTGGCTCTGTTGAAGTCCGGTTGTGCAGACATCGTGTAGAATAAATCACTGGTCAGACAGTCTCAGGTGAACCGTTCTGTGGAATCGCAACAGATACACGTACGTCGTTACGAAATTGTCATATGGTTTCGCTCTTGTTACTAATCGCTCTCGTAGCTGCTGTCTTTGTCGGATTCAACATCGGAGGGTCATCGACGGGCGTCGCGTGGGGGCCGCCTGTCGGGGGCACGCATCACCAACAAAACCGCAGCAGCCGCCCTGATGACGTTTTTCGTCTTCCTCGGTGGCTGGACGGTTGGACGCAACGTCATCACCACACTCAGCGGCGATCTTGTCCCACAGACTCTGTTCTCGACTGAAGCAAGCATCGTCATTTTGGCGTTTATTGGGTTTGGAATGTTACTTGCCAACCTCTACGGTGTTCCCGTTTCAACCTCGATGACAGCGGTCGGAGCGATTACCGGTCTCGGACTCGCAACTGGCCAACTCGATTATGCTGTGGTCGGTTCGATTATGATCTGGTGGATTATTGCACCAGTCGTCGGGTTCTGGTTCGGTGCTATCATTGGTCGGCATTTCTACCCGTATCTCGATCAGAAGTTTGCTCTCCAGCAATCCAGCGGCCCGCTTCTCACGCTCGACCGGTCGGGGATCGTTCCAACACCGGAGTTAGGTCCCGGAACCACCCCCCGTGAAGCAGTCAGTACGGTTGTAGTACTCGCCATCGCCTGTTACATGTCATTTAGTGCTGGTGCAAGCAACGTTGCGAATGCGGTTGCACCACTCGTCGGTGGCGGATTAATTGGCGTCGATAACGCCGTTGTTGTTGGGACTGTCGCAATCGGTCTCGGTGCGTTTACCATCGCACGACGAACGATGGAGGCTGTCGGAAACGATCTCACTGAGCTGCCATTACTGGCAGCGACTATCGTGATGGTCGTTGCTGCGAGCATTACGACAGTGGCCTCAGTCCTCGGCATCCCGATGAGCCTCGCACTTTCAACAGTCATGTGTATCGTCGGTCTTGGATGGGGACGATCAACCCGTCCAACGGGAGCTGTCGATCTCGTGAAAGGGAACATCAAAGGCGAAATTTCGGTAAACGCAGTCACCGCTGAGACCGGTGATGAAGTCCAACCGGCCGGCCAAGAGAGTCCCAAGAATCTGGAAGATGTCCAGCAGTTGTTCGACCCCTCCTCCGTCGTTCGGTCCGTCGCGTTCTGGATTATTGGCCCCTCTATCGCTACCGGACTCTCCTACACGGCGTTCGTTCTCCTTCCAATTGCAGGAGCCGCCTGACACCTGAGAAAGTCGGGCACGCTGAAGACGTTGCCGACGAACAGCGCGAGACTGATGAAGGACAGCACCGCGATACTCGTCTCCAGCGTGACCACGCTGGCCTTCGACACGAGGTTGCTCCCCAGCGTGTCGACGACGCGCCGGCCGATGGTCCACGCACCGATGAAGCAGAACGTCGCCAGCAACGCTGCCGCCGTCGGTTTCGATATCGCGCCCGCGCCGACCGTCCGGTCCGGTTGAGAGTCGAGTGCCTACGAATCGGTTTCGTCGGCATCGTCGTCCGTATCCTCGTTGTCCGCGTTCTCGTCGTCGCTTCCCGCGGACTCCGCGTCCTCGGCATTCTCCGCGTCGTCGCCATCGGCCGAGTCTCCCTCGCTGCTCTCGGCGAGTTTCTCGCCGACCGACCGTTCGACGGCTTCCTCGACCGTTTCCCCGACCGTCTCTCCAACTTTTTCCTCGACGGTCTTGTCCACCGTCTCACCCACGGTTTCCTCAACGGTTTCGCTGACCGTTTCCTCGACGGCTTCCTCGACCGTTTCCCCGACCGTCTCTCCAACTTTTTCTTCGACGGTCTTGTCCACCGTCTCCTCGACCGTCTGTTCGACTGTCTCACCCACCGTTTCCTCAACGGTTTCGCTGACCGTCTCCTCGACGGCTTCCTCGACCGTTTCCCCGACCGTCTCTCCAACTTTTTCCTCGACGGTCTTGTCCACCGTCTCACCCACCGTTTCCTCAACGGTTTCGCTGACCGTCTCCTCGACCGTCTCTCCAACTTTTTCTTCGACAGTCTTGTCCACCGTCTCCTCGACCGTCTGCTCGACGGACTCGTCGACGGTTTTCGCCACCGACTGTTCGACCTCTTGAACGGTCTCGTCGACCGTGTCGGCGACCGTCTCCTCGACGGTTTGTTGAACCTCGGTGGTCATCCACTGCGGGTCGAAGCGGGCCATCTTCCAGACGATGTGGATGACGTACGAGACAATGACGCCGAGGCCGAACGCGACGCCGATCTGCGTGCCGACCGTGAGGATAAAGCCGACCGACAGCGCGATGAGCAGTCCGTATGTTAGGTCGATGATCGAGTCGACGCGCCTCGGGTTCATACCCACCCGCCGAGTCCCGCACTCCCCGTTGCCGACCGTCCGCCGCGTGTCCGCCGGCCCCGTCGGTCGGGGTCGTTCGTGTACATAGGGTAAATGCTTGGTCCCGCTGTTTAAACTCTCGTATCTTGGCGGCCGACGGGAGGGGCGACCGTGGGTGAGCCGCTCGGTCGTCGCCCCCCAGCGCCGGGTATGGAACTTCTCGTTCCCATCGATAGGGCGGCGTGTCGCTTCCGGGCGTTGGCGTTCGAAAGCACGGCCGAGACGGTCGTAAGGGGGTACAGCTCCCGGTGTCGGTGGTTCCATAGGCGGAGTCGGAGATGGGGGGACGAAATGCAGGGCGATGGCACGCCCTCTGTTGTTTCGTGCAGACTCAAGCCGGTCTTCATCCACCCAAAAGACGAAGAAAGTTACGAGAACTGCTGCGAGTGACTTCGAAACGATACCTGCACCGACTGAGGGGCCCCTCTCGGTGCCCGTTGATGACCCTCCGATATTGAATCCCAGGAAGACTGAGGCGATGATACCAACCAACAGTAGTACAGTAAGGTGCATATATCTGTTATTTCTCTCGTGGAAAGCAAGGATGTTCCAACCTTACTCAGACGTATTCCAAACAACACATTATATATTACAAGAGATATTAGATGATTTTAAGAAGGATAACCAACACTGATGAGAGCGACTACCTATTTACGAACTCGAACTGATACGTAGATATGATCGATCGTGTACTCGTTCCGATGGACGATTCGGAGATGGCACAAAAGGCATTAGAGTATGCTCTTGGTGCCTTCGGAGATGCGGAGATAACCGTTCTTCACGTCGTCGGAAAATCGACACCGATGATGGGTGAAATGGCTGGTCTTGCGCTCGAAGATGATCTTCAAACAGCCGCTGAGGAACGGGCAAGTGAGGTGTTCGATATCGCCCGGAAGATCGCAGAGGAGCACGACACGGAGATTACCACGACTGTCGCGATCGGCCACCCAGCGCGAACAATTATCGAGAAGTCAGAGAAGTTCGATACGGTCGTTATCGGAAGCCACAGCGGCTCTATCGTCGATCGGCTGTTCGTCGGAAACGTCGCCGAAAAGGTGTTCCGTGGTGCTCCGGTGCCCGTTATGGTCATCCGATGACGCACTGTACGGAACCAATTACTCTGATTCACGACTCCGAGACACCATTCTACCACGACTGGGTGGTTCCGGCGGGCTACTTCAGCGACCGCGGCTGCGAGGTCCCCCCGGCTGTGAGGAGATCGATGAGACCGAGCAAGCCGGCCCAGTAGACCGAGTCCCGGGCAGCCATGCAGGAGTGTTTCTCGGAGGAACACGGGAGCGCCAGCGCACGCACCCCAGCCCCGTTGACGACGACCCTCAGTCGACTCAAACAGTAGCGGAGCGGACCGCTTTTGCTCGTCGGCCGCGAATCACGAGGAAATGCTCGACGGCGTCAACGTCGCCCTCGGCGTCACCGGCAGCATCGCCGCAGTCAAAACGGTCGAACTCGCCCACGAACTCCGCCGAGAGGGCGCGACCGTCCGTGCCGTCATGAGCGACGCCGCGACGGGCATCATCGGCCCGTGGTCCCTGGAGTTTGCGACGGAGAACGAGGTCGTCACCGGAATCACCGGAAAGGTAGAGCACGTCGAGCTCTGCGGCCGCGATGGCTGGGCCGACGTGTTCCTCGTCGCGCCAGCCACGGCCAACACCGTCGGAAAGATGGCTGCGGGAATCGACGATACGCCCGTCACGACGTGTGCGACGACGGCGCTCGGCGCGGGGACTCCGACGGTCGTCGCGCCAGCGATGCACGAACCGATGTACGACCACCCCGCAGTGCCGGAAAAGCTGGCAACACTGGAGGAGTGGGGGGTCGAAACCGTCGACCCGCGTCTCGAGGAGGGGAAAGCCAAAATCGCCACCGAAGCGGCCATCGTCACGAGTGTGGCCCGTGCTGCGGGGAAGCGGCCGCTCGCGGGGAAGACGGTTGTCGTCACCGCGGGTGGAACCACGGAGAAGGTCGACCCCGTGCGCTCGCTAACGAATCAGGCGTCGGGGAAAACGGGTCGGGCGGTCGCCCGAGCCTGCCACATCCGAGGGGCGGATGTACACCTTATTCACGGCGATATGCTGGGAGACCGCCCTGACACCCACTACGCCGAGACGACGTGGGTCGGGTCGGTCGCGGAGCTACAGGAGGCGACGTTCGACGCCGTGGCGGACGCAGATGCGTTCGTTTCGGCGGCCGCCGTTTCGGACTACACACTCGAGGCGTCCTCGGAGAAGATCCGCTCGGGTGAGGAGGAACTCACGCTTACGCTCCGGCCGACACCGAAGCTCGTCGACGCTGTGCGTGAGCGGTACCCCGACCTCACGCTCGTCGGGTTCAAGGCTGAGACCGGCGGTGACGACGAGGCACTGGTCGAACAGGCTCGCTCGCTCCGAGAGCGCATC is a window of halophilic archaeon DL31 DNA encoding:
- a CDS encoding Xenobiotic-transporting ATPase (PFAM: ABC transporter-like; ABC transporter, transmembrane region~KEGG: hla:Hlac_0913 ABC transporter related~SMART: ATPase, AAA+ type, core) translates to MSAEEGSAFDVYRQRVERPLYRLFTEYAPGRLQWLTIGMVGNVIARIASLLPPLVLGVAIDSVLTGDQPYTLPLVPNSWMPVTDAEQFWFSAWIIVGSFVTTSAFTYIYGVAANNFAHRVMHTVRTDSFETMQRLDMTFFDDKQTGEVMSVLNNDANNLENFLDNALQNSVRLSVMILGIALILFSLNWQLALVTLVAVPALFGLTIWFMRAVEPRYVKRRASVGNLNTRLENALSGVELVKTTGTEAYETERIEDASWRYFRDTMGVLRLSYIYRPGMELLAGLSFAVTFIVGGLWVFTGEAPFMLTGTLQAGEFITFLFMTQRFVTPLSQVSNIVDQYENAKASCERIFGLMDIPSQITEVEDPIELEDPAGHVEYDHVDFGYADVQDGEPESLVLEDVSFEAEPGETLALVGPTGAGKSTLLKLLMRLYDPVDGEVRVDGHDVRELSLESLRQHIGYVSQTTFLFDGTVAENIRYGRFEADREAVVKAAKAAEAHEFIEALPKGYDTRIGERGVKLSGGQQQRLSIARTMLQDPEILILDEATSAVDTETEMLIQRSLDRLSENRTTFVIAHRLSTVREADEILVLEDGQIVERGDHDELIEYDGLYAKLWGVQAGEIDDLPEEFVQRARERARERPGLSDAPDSSDDD
- a CDS encoding PAS/PAC sensor signal transduction histidine kinase (TIGRFAM: PAS~PFAM: ATP-binding region, ATPase-like; Signal transduction histidine kinase, subgroup 1, dimerisation/phosphoacceptor region; PAS fold-4~KEGG: hsl:OE6145R putative signal-transducing histidine kinase~SMART: ATP-binding region, ATPase-like; Signal transduction histidine kinase, subgroup 1, dimerisation/phosphoacceptor region), with the translated sequence MDSCSPDARGQNVESFLRAVLDDTVQVVYIFDAEGRPRWWNQAARERSGRSDADLESMSATAGFETLVVAEDRERAATAIDRLVERGSLTVQLSLRADNGESVPFEFRGSTAPVADETAYMLLGYDISDRVERDRKVEQLRSCTLNLMRTTTSSESASVAATASNEIIGAPLSAVYFPGTDGESLVMAAATHELTDTFETEPRYERDAPEGSRSAVVWDAFDQDEPLVLEDSRVSEVLTEESPARSVIIYPLGEYGVLIASSPEPYAFDDTDEALVEILATSLRASLDRVERESRLREQNERLDEFASILSHDLRNPLNIAEGHLELAREADDPTPNHDAIGRSLDRIGTLVEDMLTLAREGKAGIETQHVNLAEFASSCWMGVKTGDAELRVELDGAVAIDESRLRQLFENLFRNAVEHAVPDDSTEWLQVTVGSLGEGDGFFVADNGVGIPESDRERVLSAGYSTGSGGTGLGLSIVSEVARAHGWSVSVTEGQDGGARFEFRGVVWA
- a CDS encoding transcriptional regulator, TrmB (KEGG: hla:Hlac_0951 transcriptional regulator, TrmB), whose amino-acid sequence is MADEDTQTDETGGDEEIQSARDRLEEGADKAIGEFDQSVVDLLAWLLDTETRARIYVYLRQNPDSTSEEVAEGTGLYPSTVREALAELHDETTVMRGKRESAGAGNNPYEYEAISPSELVSEAVGQVQNQLNAVFNLDERLSRGQDGSDDGPVTISVSGGSADAPAPADEEDSDDTE
- a CDS encoding hypothetical protein (KEGG: nmg:Nmag_1735 hypothetical protein) translates to MNPRRVDSIIDLTYGLLIALSVGFILTVGTQIGVAFGLGVIVSYVIHIVWKMARFDPQWMTTEVQQTVEETVADTVDETVQEVEQSVAKTVDESVEQTVEETVDKTVEEKVGETVEETVSETVEETVGETVDKTVEEKVGETVGETVEEAVEETVSETVEETVGETVEQTVEETVDKTVEEKVGETVGETVEEAVEETVSETVEETVGETVDKTVEEKVGETVGETVEEAVERSVGEKLAESSEGDSADGDDAENAEDAESAGSDDENADNEDTDDDADETDS